DNA from Stenotrophomonas acidaminiphila:
TGTTTGCGGGTCCACCACCAGCCGGCGGCCATGACCCCGAGCAGGCCGCCGTGGAAGCTCATCCCGCCCTCCCAGACGCGCAGCAGCAGCAGCGGGTTGTGCAGGAAATCGGCGGTGGCATAGAACAGCATGTAGCCGATGCGCCCGCCCAGCACCACGCCGAGCATGGCGTAGAACAGCAGGTCGGAAAACGCGTTCATGTCCACGCCCGGCAGGCGCCCGGCGCGGATGCGGATACGCCCCAGCCACCACGCGGCGGCGAAACCGAGCAGGTACATGATGCCGTACCAGTGCACCTTGATCGGCCCCAGGGAGAAGGCGATGGGGTCTATGTCGTGGAGATAGAGCATGCAGGCGGGTCCGGCGGACGAGTCCCTATTCTCGGGGCAGCGCCCGCGGGGCTCAACCGCCGCGTCACCCGAGCAGCCGCGGGCGGTCAGGCAACTCGTTGTCGCGCGGCGCGTCCGGATCGGCCGGAAAATGCTCGGCCAGCATTTCCGAGAGGGTTGCGATGGCCGCCAGTACCGCGGCCTCCAGGTCGCCTTCGCGCCGGCGGCGGCCGAAATCCTCGCAGACCTGGCGCCACCGCGCCGCGTCGATGCGCCCGTGCAGGCCACGGTCGGCCACGATCTCGACGGCGTGGTCGGCCAGCAGCAGGTAGAGCAGCACGCCATTGTTGTCGCGGGTGTCCCAGGTCCGCAGCAGCGCGAAGGCATGTTCGGCGCGTTCGCGCGGCGAGACCCCGCGCCACAATGCCGCCAGCGGCAGGTCGGACTCGACCGCGAACATCAGCTGGGCGGCGTGGCGGCGCTCGCCCTCGGCAATGGCGCGGGCGATGCGGTCCAGGCTGGCGGCGGGAAACCGCGCATGCGCCGACGGCGAAAAGACATGGCGCAACCAGCGCATCACCAGCTCCCCGAGGCGCCACCGCCTCCCGAACGCCCGCCGCCGGACCAGCCGCCACCGCCGAATCCGCCGCCACCGAAGCCACCGAAGCCACCGCCGCCAAAGCCGCCACTGCCAAAGCCGCCACCGCGGGCGAAGCCCCCGGGCGAGAGCCCACCCAGCGACAGGAAGAACGCCACCGCCGCGGCGACGCCGGCGCCGGCCAGCGACAGCAGCAGCCAGCCGGCACCCCCGGCCAGCAGCGCCGCCAGCAGGCCTTTGGCCGGCCGCGAGCGGCGCGCGAACAGCAGCCGCGCCAGCATCGAGGCGATGCCGCCGATGAACAGCGCGACGAAGAAGGTGGCGTCGCTGCCGCCGGGCTCACGGTTGCTGGCCACCGGCGCCGGCAGCGGCTCGCCGTCGATCAGCCGCACCAGCACCGCGGTGGCCTCGGCGATGCCGCCGGCATAGTCGCCGTTGCGGAAGCGCGGCACCAGGTATTCCTGGATCACCCGGTTGGCGATGGCGTCGGGAATCGCGCCCTCCAGGCCATAGCCCGGCTCGATGCGCACGCGGCGGTCGTCCCGGGCCACCACCAGCAGCACGCCGTCGTCCACGCCCTTGCGGCCGATGCCCCACTGCTCGAACACGCGGGTGGTGTACTGGGCGATGTCCTCCGGCCGGGTGCTGGGCACGATCAGGATCTGCAACTGGCTGCCCTTGCGCTGCTGCAGGGCCAGCGCCTGCTCCACCAGCGCCTGGCGCTGCGCCGCGTCCAGGGTGCCGGTGGTGTCGACCACCGGCGAGTCCAGCGGCGGGATCGGCGCCAGTTGCTGCGCCATGGCCGTGCCCGGCCCGGCCAGGCCGAGCAGGAACGCCAGCAGCAACAGGCGCAGCAGGCGGTTCATCGGCTCACTGCGCCGGCGCGGGTGCCGGCGGCGGGGTCTGCGGCTGCGGTTGCGGCCGGGTGCCGAAATCCACCGCCGGCGGCTGTGCGATCTGCGCTTCGTTGTCCACGCTGAAGTTCGGCTTGGCCTGGTAGCCGAACAGCTTGGCGGTGATCACCTGCGGGAACGAGCGGATGTAGGTGTTGTAGTCCTGCACCAGCTGGATATAGCGCCCGCGCGCCACGGTGATGCGGTTCTCGGTGCCTTCCAGCTGCGCCTGCAGGTCGCGGAAGTTCTGGTCGGACTTCAGCGTCGGGTAGTTCTCGCTGACCACCAGCAGCCGCGACAGCGCGCTGCCCAGTTCGCCCTGCGCCTGCTGGAACTGCTGCAGCGAGGCGGCATCGTCGGCGTTGACCTGGATCTGCCCGACCCGGGCGCGCGCATTGGTGACCTCGGTCAGCACCTGTCGCTCCTGCTGGGCATAGCCCTGCACGGTGTTGACCAGGTTGGGGATCAGGTCGGCGCGGCGCTTGTACTGGTTGAGCACCTCGGACCAGCCGGCCTTGACCGCCTCGTCCTTCTGCTGGATGGCGTTGTAACCGCAGCCGGAGATCGAGCCTGCCACGAGGGCAAGCAACACGAGGCGGAGGAAGGGGCGCATGGGCGGGTCCTGGTTGGCCGGAACCGCAAGCATGCCACCACTGCCGTGCAGCGTGTGCATACGACAGGGGCCGACGCGTGCCGGCCCCTGTGGGTAGCGCGCCGCCGGCACCCGGCCGGCGGCGGGCAACGGCTTACCAGTTGTCCGCGCCGGGGATGTGGTGCTGCCTGGCGTTGCGCCGCATCAGCAGGTTCAGCCACTCCACCATCACCGAGAAGCCCATCGCGGCATAGATGTAGGGCTTGGGCACGTGCAGGTCCAGGCCGTCGAGCACCAGCACCGCGCCGACCAGCAGGATGAACGCCAGCGCCAGCAGCTTGACGGTCGGGTTGGCGTCGATGAAACGGCCCAGCGGGTTGGCCGCCAGCAGCATCACCGCCACCGACAGCAGCACCGCGCAGACCATCACCGGGACGTGGTCGGCGATGCCAACGGCGGTGATCACCGAATCCAGCGAGAACACGATGTCGATGATCGCGATCTGCGCGATCACCGTGCCGAATGCGGCCGATGCCTTGGTGGTGGTCGGGTCCTGGTCCTCGCCGCCGCTGACCAGTTCGCGCACTTCCTTGATGCCCTTGTAGAGCAGGAACAGGCCGCCGACGATCAGCACCAGGTCGCGGATCGAGATGCCCATGCCGGCGACGGTGAACAGGTTGCTCTCCATGTGCGCCAGGTAGGCCAGCGACACCAGCAGCATGATGCGGGTGATGCAGGCCACGGCGATGCCGACCCGGCGTGCCAGCGGCCGGCGGTGCTCGGGCAGCCGGCCCACGGCGATGGAGATGAACACCAGGTTGTCGATGCCCAGCACGATTTCCAGCGCACTGAGCATGAACAGGGTGACCCATACGTTGGGGTCGGCAAGGAACTCAAAAGACATGCAGGCAATCCTTCAACAAAGACAATCCGCCGCGGTCGCGCGCGGCGGCGAGGTTCAGAAAATCCGGGGCACCAGGATCAGCCCCCAGCACAGCAGCACATTCATCATCATCACGAACACCGCTGCCGAGCCCATGTCCTTGGCGCGACCGGCCAGCACGTGGAACTCCGGGCCGTAGCGCTCGATCACCGCCTCGATGGCCGAATTGGCCAGCTCCATGGCCAGCACCAGCAGCAACGAGCCGACCAGCAGCACGCGCTCCACCGGGGTCTGCCCCAGCCACACCGCCACCGGGGCGAGCAGCACGAACAGGTACACCTCCAGCCGGAACGAGGATTCGTGCCGCCAGGCCGCGGTCAAACCCTGCCAGGACCAGACCGCCGCCTTGAGCACGCGCGCCGGGCCGCGCGGCAGGTTGCCCATTTCGTCAGCCATGCGCGCGGCCCTCGGTCGAGCCGGCGCGGGTGGCCGGGACGGGGCGGGAACGGGAAATATCCATGCAGGCGGCCGTGGCGATGAACAGCGCAGGATTCTGCCACACGCGCCCTGCCGGCGCCCTGTCGCCCGCTCGCACAGGCTCGCGGAGGCAGCCGTGCGCCGTCACGCCAGGGCGCCGGGGCCGCCACCGGCAGCGGCCGGGTCAGGGGGAGGCGGTGCCGTCCACGCCCTGCTCGGGCTGCGCGGCGTCGCGCGCGAAACGCACCGTCACCGTGGTGCCCCGCCCGGGCTCGCTCTGCAGCTCGATGCGCCAGCCGAAACGCTCGCACAGGCGATGCACGATCGGCATGCCCAGGCCGTGGCCCTGGCGCCGCTCCGGCTCGACCCGGAAGAACGGCTCGAAGATCCGCGCCAGCGCCTCGGGCGACATGCCGATGCCGGTGTCGCGCACCACCACCCGGTCGGCCTCCACGTAGGCATCGACGCGGCCGCGGTCGGTGTAGTTGCAGGCATTGCGCAGCAGGTTGCCGACCACCACGTGCAGGACCTGCGGCGGCACCCGCAGCGGGCTGGCGGCGGCGACATGGACTTCCAGTTCCACCGGCCGCCCGGCCAGGCTGCCTCGGGCATTGGCCGCCTCGTAGCGGACCACGTCGGCCACCTCGACCCACTCGGCCTGCGGCTCGATGTTGGCCTCGCGCGCCAGGATCAGCAGCGCGTCGATCAGCGCCTCCATGTCGCGGCCGGCGCGCTGGATGCGCTGCAGGCTGCGCTGCAGCCCCGGGCTCAGCTCCTGCGCGCCCAGCGCCATGTCGCTGGCCATGCGGATCACGGTCAGCGGCGTGCGCAGCTCGTGGCTGGCATCGCGGGTGAAATTACGCTCGCGCGCGACATGGTCGCCGATGCGCCCGGCCATGGTATGCAGGGCACCGGCCAGCTGCCGTACCTCGCCCTGCACGTCGGCCGGCAACCGCTCCGGCGCCAGTTCGCTCGCGTCCGGGTACAGCGGGTCCCACTGCGACACCCGCCGCGCCAGCCAGGTCACCGGCGACACCACCCGGTGCGAGACGTGGTAGGTCAACCACGATGCGCCATACACCGCCAGCAGGATCAGCAGCACCGGCACCACCCCGAACCAGAACGCCAGGTGCTGCGCCTGCGAGCGCAGGAACACCAGGTACAGGCGCCCGGCGGGCTTGTCGTCCACCAGCACCAGTTCGTCGGCGTCGCCGACCTCGTGGAAGCCCGGCGCCAGCCCGCGCAGGTCGGCGGGCAGGCTCAGCGGCGACTGCCCGGTCTCCAGCAGGTAGCCGCGGACATTGCTGGTGTTGGGCGGCGGCTGCACCGGCGAGGCCTGGTACAGCTCCCAGTAGTGCGCGGCCTCCTGCCTGAGCAGCGCGTTGACCAGGCCGAACTTGACCACCAGCAGCACCAGGTAGCCGCCCAGCAGCACCGCAAGGCCGGCCAGCAGTGCCTGCAGCATGAAAGCGGTCCTGATCTTGCGCGGCAACCCGTGCAGCATTGCGGTCCCGTGGTGGTCCAGTGCGGTTAGGGGAAGAGCACGCCGG
Protein-coding regions in this window:
- a CDS encoding diacylglycerol kinase, whose protein sequence is MADEMGNLPRGPARVLKAAVWSWQGLTAAWRHESSFRLEVYLFVLLAPVAVWLGQTPVERVLLVGSLLLVLAMELANSAIEAVIERYGPEFHVLAGRAKDMGSAAVFVMMMNVLLCWGLILVPRIF
- a CDS encoding dehydrogenase, with the translated sequence MNRLLRLLLLAFLLGLAGPGTAMAQQLAPIPPLDSPVVDTTGTLDAAQRQALVEQALALQQRKGSQLQILIVPSTRPEDIAQYTTRVFEQWGIGRKGVDDGVLLVVARDDRRVRIEPGYGLEGAIPDAIANRVIQEYLVPRFRNGDYAGGIAEATAVLVRLIDGEPLPAPVASNREPGGSDATFFVALFIGGIASMLARLLFARRSRPAKGLLAALLAGGAGWLLLSLAGAGVAAAVAFFLSLGGLSPGGFARGGGFGSGGFGGGGFGGFGGGGFGGGGWSGGGRSGGGGASGSW
- a CDS encoding two-component sensor histidine kinase; the encoded protein is MLHGLPRKIRTAFMLQALLAGLAVLLGGYLVLLVVKFGLVNALLRQEAAHYWELYQASPVQPPPNTSNVRGYLLETGQSPLSLPADLRGLAPGFHEVGDADELVLVDDKPAGRLYLVFLRSQAQHLAFWFGVVPVLLILLAVYGASWLTYHVSHRVVSPVTWLARRVSQWDPLYPDASELAPERLPADVQGEVRQLAGALHTMAGRIGDHVARERNFTRDASHELRTPLTVIRMASDMALGAQELSPGLQRSLQRIQRAGRDMEALIDALLILAREANIEPQAEWVEVADVVRYEAANARGSLAGRPVELEVHVAAASPLRVPPQVLHVVVGNLLRNACNYTDRGRVDAYVEADRVVVRDTGIGMSPEALARIFEPFFRVEPERRQGHGLGMPIVHRLCERFGWRIELQSEPGRGTTVTVRFARDAAQPEQGVDGTASP
- a CDS encoding LemA family protein is translated as MRPFLRLVLLALVAGSISGCGYNAIQQKDEAVKAGWSEVLNQYKRRADLIPNLVNTVQGYAQQERQVLTEVTNARARVGQIQVNADDAASLQQFQQAQGELGSALSRLLVVSENYPTLKSDQNFRDLQAQLEGTENRITVARGRYIQLVQDYNTYIRSFPQVITAKLFGYQAKPNFSVDNEAQIAQPPAVDFGTRPQPQPQTPPPAPAPAQ